The genomic region CTAAGGTGACGAACACGGCCCACGACTGGCTCCGGAACACACCGAGTTATTCCGCTGGTTTGATAAAATGCGTTCGGTTGACTCACCGGAGGCAGTCCCAGTCGGGCACTGCGACAGAAAGCGAAGCAATCAGCTATTTTTTTACCGTGCCGACATGACTCACTGCCAATGGCTGATACTCCGGCGTGGAAGCTACTCCTGCCGCGCCAACTCCGCCACCTTCCGGCCGATCTAGCAGGCGTTATCGGCGTGGTGATTCTGACGAACCTGGCTGCCCTCCTCCCGGTCGTCTCCGACACACCGATACGCATCGTCGCCGGACTCGGTTTTACCCTTTTCATTCCCGGCTATGCGTTCATTGCGGCGCTCTTCCCGGAGGCCGGAAGCGGCCCTACAGCTGGCGGTGAGAACGATACGGATCCACGAGCCGACGGAATCGACGGTATCGAACGGACCGCACTCTCATTCGGCCTCAGCATCGCGCTCGTTCCGCTGGTCGGTCTGGTGTTGAACTTCACGCCGTGGGGCATCCGCTTGCTTCCGATTCTCATCTCGCTCAGCGGACTGACGCTCGTGTTGACTGCTATCGCGGCTGTTCGCCGCTGGGCCTTGCCCGCTGACGAGCGGTTCCGCGTCCCGTACCGTGCGTGGCTCAGGGCCGGCCGTGACGAACTGTTCTCGCCAGCGTCGCGGACAGACGCGGTCCTGAACGTGCTATTGGTCTTTAGCATCCTGCTTGCGGCTGCCAGCGTCGGATACGCCATCACGGTGCCAAAAGACGGCGAGCGGTTCAGCGAGTTCTACCTGCTGACAGAGGAGGAAGACGGCGAACTCGTCGCTGACGGTTATCCGACGGAGTTTCGACAGGGGGAGGGTCGCTCGCTGGTTGTCGGTATCGGCAATCAGGAACACGAACGGACAGCGTACACCATTATCGCCGAGTTACAGCGTGTCGAGCGCGTCGGCAACGAGACGCAGGTCCGGGAGCGGTCGGAACTGCGGCGCTTCCAGCCGACGTTAGGTCACAACGAGACCTGGCAGCGCCAACACGAGGTGACTCCCATGATGACTGGCGACAGACTTCGGCTCCAGTACCTGCTGTACCGTGGCTCACCGCCTGAGACCGTGGGTCAGTCGACCGCGTACCGCGAAGTCCATCTCTGGGTGAACGTAACCGGCTAACCCGTGTTCTCGTAGAGCGTAGAGCTAGCCCATATCGAGGCTGTCGAACGCCTGCCGCTTGAACACCGAACCCGGCGAACAGCTTTTATTTTCCCGGACCATTCGCTTCACGGTGTACCCCGCAGGCCACTTCCTCCTTGCAGCCGTCCCGCTGACAGTGTATACAGTGGCTCAGTGGCGTCGCCTCCCGTCTGGGCCGATGGTACTGCTCTTGCTTGTCGCGACGCAACTCCCGGACGTAATCGATAAGCCGCTCGCGTGGACGTTCGCTATCCTTCCAAGCGGGCGAATGCTGGCCCATTCGCTGGTCGTCTCGCTCCCACTCCTCACTGGTGTTGTGCTGCTGGCTGCACGCTGGGGGTATGTGCGGTACGCTGTGGTGTTTTCGGCCGGCTACCTCTCGCACATCGCCGGCGACTTCTATCCCATCCTGCGGCTCGGGACGGAGTACTACTTCTTCCCGAACCTGTTCTGGCCGCTGTTGGCGGCGAACCCGGATAGAACGCCGTCGTTTGCGGCGCATTCGCCTGACAGCCTGCTCTCGCTTGCTGTCCCTATGGCCGTCTTCGGACTGGCAGTCAGCTACAGTCTCGTGACGCTGTACCGGAGAGACGACCGGTTCCCCGCTGGAGTGCCACCGCGGTAACACTCTGTTCACCGGTCGTCGGCTGCCAGAATAGTGGCTCTCCAGCGACGGTCGTCAAGTTGTCAGTCAGCGAGTGTCACTGCTGTTCCAACACCATGGCAGAAAAGTACAGCGACCGTCTCAGGATGGGGCCACGGGTTCGATCGGTGCTTCGCCGCAGTTGACACAGATATACTCCTCGTCAACAGTGCGGACAACCGGTGAATTGCACTTGATGCACTTGAGTTTCGCCGCACGAGATGGCTTTGCGTAATCCCCCATTGTGTGTACCTTACAAACTGATGTTATCTGTAAACTGATATAAAATTACCCCTTACAGCAATATTGCATCAGCAACCGTCGATGACTGGCTATGAAACGACTCCGTGAAGCGGCCTCGATGTGGACACAACAGGCAGGCGGCCGTGCCAGAGAATAGGCAAAACCGCCGGTAAACTGT from Haloarcula rubripromontorii harbors:
- a CDS encoding metal-dependent hydrolase; its protein translation is MYPAGHFLLAAVPLTVYTVAQWRRLPSGPMVLLLLVATQLPDVIDKPLAWTFAILPSGRMLAHSLVVSLPLLTGVVLLAARWGYVRYAVVFSAGYLSHIAGDFYPILRLGTEYYFFPNLFWPLLAANPDRTPSFAAHSPDSLLSLAVPMAVFGLAVSYSLVTLYRRDDRFPAGVPPR
- a CDS encoding DUF1616 domain-containing protein, which produces MADTPAWKLLLPRQLRHLPADLAGVIGVVILTNLAALLPVVSDTPIRIVAGLGFTLFIPGYAFIAALFPEAGSGPTAGGENDTDPRADGIDGIERTALSFGLSIALVPLVGLVLNFTPWGIRLLPILISLSGLTLVLTAIAAVRRWALPADERFRVPYRAWLRAGRDELFSPASRTDAVLNVLLVFSILLAAASVGYAITVPKDGERFSEFYLLTEEEDGELVADGYPTEFRQGEGRSLVVGIGNQEHERTAYTIIAELQRVERVGNETQVRERSELRRFQPTLGHNETWQRQHEVTPMMTGDRLRLQYLLYRGSPPETVGQSTAYREVHLWVNVTG